A single Tamandua tetradactyla isolate mTamTet1 chromosome X, mTamTet1.pri, whole genome shotgun sequence DNA region contains:
- the TEX13B gene encoding testis-expressed protein 13B, whose product MALKPDDSCVGFHHYGVVAFINEKMAQHTKGPEFYLENMSTTWEEVEDKLGAILEDSAMSSEAKEACAWGGLALGMRFACRQGQLQGRRVQWLHEFSRLHRSAAQALASDLKALTTQQELERKEAAFRLQLTQTSLSEVRKELDLLRWKLLQAELRCPLERAVGWPGPATAPGTVIRGGEEEEKAAAMAQELGLESAVAATSMAGVETAGTAGGEREEERELGGGLTQLLGAVEQKNYTSGGQREEELRSVETATPYFSGTLNPRSIASPPTLPVQLPDSFTYSYACPLSPFPEAPTPTPPPSTPPQLPPLWGGSNASLWSDVGAQGADPQEYQRGRRDPETHQQRRLPTVRRPGDWDCPWCKAVNFSRRETCFRCRRGIWLQNAQ is encoded by the exons ATGGCCTTGAAACCCGACGACTCCTGTGTTGGGTTCCACCACTATGGGGTGGTGGCCTTCATCAATGAGAAAATGGCCCAGCACACAAAAGGTCCCGAATTCTACCTCGAGAATATGTCCACGACCTGGGAGGAGGTGGAGGACAAACTCGGGGCCATTTTGGAAGACAGTGCGATGTCCTCCGAGGCCAAGGAGGCCTGTGCCTGGGGTGGCCTAGCCCTGGGCATGCGCTTCGCCTGCAGGCAGGGGCAGTTACAGGGGCGCAGGGTGCAGTGGCTGCATGAGTTCTCTAGACTGCACAGATCCGCCGCGCAAGCCCTGGCCTCAGACCTGAAGGCACTCACGACACAGCAGGAGCTGGAGCGCAAGGAGGCAGCCTTCCGGCTGCAGCTAACCCAGACCAGTCTCTCGGAGGTGCGGAAGGAGCTGGACCTGCTGAGATGGAAGCTCCTCCAGGCG GAGCTGAGATGTCCCCTGGAGCGGGCCGTAGGGTGGCCAGGACCGGCCACAGCTCCTGGAACTGTGAtcagaggaggagaggaggaggagaaggcggCAGCGATGGCTCAGGAGCTGGGCCTGGAATCGGCGGTTGCTGCCACTAGTATGGCTGGTGTGGAGACTGCTGGTACtgcaggaggagaaagagaggaggagagggagctGGGTGGAGGCCTCACGCAGCTTCTAGGAGCTGTGGAGCAGAAAAATTACACCTCTGGAGGGCAGAGGGAGGAAGAGCTCAGGTCAGTGGAAACAGCCACGCCTTATTTCTCCGGGACCCTGAATCCCAGATCCATAGCCTCGCCGCCAACCCTTCCCGTCCAACTCCCTGACTCATTCACTTACTCATATGCATGCCCTTTATCACCATTCCCAGAGGCACCTACACCAACCCCACCACCATCAACTCCACCTCAGCTGCCTCCCCTTTGGGGGGGGTCTAATGCTAGCTTGTGGTCTGATGTGGGGGCCCAGGGAGCAGACCCTCAGGAATACCAAAGAGGCAGGAGAGACCCCGAAACCCATCAGCAGAGAAGACTTCCAACAGTGCGCAGGCCAGGGGATTGGGACTGCCCTTGGTGTAAAGCTGTGAATTTTTCACGGCGGGAAACCTGCTTCCGCTGCAGGAGGGGAATCTGGCTAcaaaatgctcagtaa
- the LOC143671124 gene encoding uncharacterized protein LOC143671124 isoform X1 codes for MKCLHSNNQSWFSRMNNQKKRKDMEPALPGVYCLKRKLQVYPSEDKSVQNKASRGIYFDSRKDDGIWNISVTWGGARYRTRVSGMSLQILWLHFHRRSLQAPCWIFK; via the exons TCTTGGTTCTCCAGGATGAACaatcaaaagaaaaggaaagatatgGAACCTGCTTTACCTGGAGTTTATTGTCTGAAGAGAAAG ttacaagtttaccctTCTGAAGACAAAagtgtccaaaataaggcatccagaggaatatactttgactcaagaaaggatgatggcatctggaacattTCTGTCACCTGGGGAG gtgccaggtatcgaacccgggtctccggcatg TCGCTTCAAATTCTCTGGCTTCATTTTCACAGAAGGAGCTTGCAG GCACCATGCTGGATATTCAAGTAA